In Geothermobacter ehrlichii, a genomic segment contains:
- the ychF gene encoding redox-regulated ATPase YchF: MGFKCGIVGLPNVGKSTIFNALTSAGAESANYPFCTIEPNVGVVAVPDPRLQALAEIVRPQQVLPTTIEFVDIAGLVRGASKGEGLGNQFLGHIRQVDAVAHVVRCFEDENVVHVDGAVDPLRDVEVIQTELNLADLATVEKRIARIDKQARSGDKEMQRELEVLRRVEAVLNDGRPARAAGLEPEDAARLKELCLITAKPVLYVANVGEDDLPDGNVLVEKLRSQARQENAEVVVICGSIEAEIAELDGTEKEEFLRDLGLESSGLDRMIQAGYRLLGLLTYFTAGVKEVRAWTVPAGCKAPQAAGVIHTDFEKGFIRAEVIAYDDFIRAGGEAGAREKGLMRLEGKDYVVADGDVMHFRFNV, encoded by the coding sequence GTCGGCAAGTCGACCATCTTCAATGCGCTGACCTCGGCTGGCGCCGAGTCGGCCAACTATCCCTTCTGCACCATCGAGCCGAATGTGGGCGTGGTGGCTGTCCCCGACCCGCGGCTGCAGGCCCTTGCCGAGATCGTCCGGCCGCAGCAGGTACTGCCGACCACGATCGAGTTCGTCGACATCGCCGGCCTGGTCCGCGGAGCGAGCAAGGGAGAGGGACTCGGCAACCAGTTTCTCGGTCATATCCGGCAGGTTGACGCCGTGGCCCACGTCGTTCGCTGTTTCGAGGACGAGAACGTCGTCCATGTCGACGGCGCCGTCGATCCCTTGCGCGATGTCGAGGTCATCCAGACCGAGCTCAATCTCGCCGACCTGGCGACGGTCGAAAAGCGGATCGCCCGCATCGACAAGCAGGCCCGCAGTGGCGACAAGGAGATGCAGCGCGAACTCGAGGTGCTGCGCCGGGTCGAGGCGGTGCTCAACGACGGACGGCCGGCCCGCGCCGCCGGCCTCGAACCGGAGGATGCGGCGCGACTTAAGGAGCTCTGTCTCATTACCGCCAAGCCGGTCCTCTATGTGGCCAACGTCGGCGAGGACGATCTTCCCGATGGCAATGTGCTCGTGGAGAAGCTGCGCAGTCAGGCACGGCAGGAGAACGCCGAGGTGGTGGTCATCTGCGGCAGTATCGAGGCAGAGATCGCCGAGCTCGACGGCACCGAGAAGGAGGAGTTTCTGCGCGATCTCGGGCTGGAGTCGTCCGGTCTCGATCGGATGATTCAGGCCGGTTACCGGCTGCTGGGGTTGCTGACCTATTTTACCGCCGGCGTCAAGGAGGTGCGGGCCTGGACTGTCCCCGCCGGCTGCAAGGCGCCGCAGGCCGCCGGAGTCATCCACACCGATTTCGAAAAGGGGTTCATCCGCGCCGAGGTGATTGCCTATGACGATTTCATCCGCGCCGGCGGCGAGGCCGGCGCCCGGGAAAAGGGCCTGATGCGCCTCGAAGGCAAGGATTATGTGGTCGCTGACGGCGATGTCATGCATTTCAGGTTCAACGTCTGA
- the rpsF gene encoding 30S ribosomal protein S6, which produces MRNYETMVILNPELAGEELAAEVERLKEFLGKVNAEILKVEEWGVRKLAYLVKKHARGIYYLFIYKVDPGSIAEFERRLRIEDAVLKFQTVLLDDDFSVPEEQPAAEAGAGVEAPGEEAAEQTEA; this is translated from the coding sequence ATGCGAAACTACGAAACCATGGTCATCCTCAATCCCGAGCTGGCGGGAGAGGAACTGGCTGCCGAGGTCGAGAGGCTCAAGGAGTTTCTCGGTAAGGTCAACGCCGAAATCCTCAAGGTCGAGGAGTGGGGCGTGCGCAAGCTGGCCTATCTGGTCAAAAAGCACGCTCGCGGCATCTACTATCTTTTCATCTACAAGGTCGATCCGGGTTCGATCGCTGAGTTCGAACGGCGCCTGCGCATCGAGGATGCGGTGCTCAAGTTCCAGACCGTCCTGCTCGATGACGACTTCAGCGTGCCGGAAGAACAGCCTGCAGCCGAAGCCGGGGCCGGTGTGGAAGCGCCCGGCGAAGAGGCCGCCGAGCAGACCGAAGCCTGA
- the rpsR gene encoding 30S ribosomal protein S18, with translation MANPRQSGGNPRRRYGRRKGCRFCADKTLVIDYKQVDTLKYFLSERGKIVPRRISGNCATHQRKLTEAIKRARNIALLPFTASQVPE, from the coding sequence ATGGCGAATCCGAGACAATCTGGAGGAAATCCGCGGCGTCGCTACGGCCGGCGCAAGGGCTGCCGATTCTGTGCCGACAAGACCCTGGTGATTGACTACAAACAGGTCGATACCCTGAAATATTTCCTGTCCGAGCGGGGCAAGATCGTTCCGCGGCGGATTTCCGGCAACTGCGCCACCCATCAGCGCAAGCTGACCGAAGCGATCAAGCGGGCGCGCAACATCGCCCTGCTGCCCTTTACCGCCAGCCAGGTGCCCGAATAG
- a CDS encoding DUF2232 domain-containing protein, translated as MLALVRLSLFGAAVSLGLQLLAGFLGMAGVLVNLLVPVPLAYVAMLGGMPAGGLAAFIAFVVAWATGGPWAMAVFAIQFAAPALILAGLLRRSVPWDRAIAVGTLLVFAVGFAGLWIYASRSGVGMIETVNGYLQSEIDTALKMGEAGNLTADQLAEYRRVVTGMGDFLRVTFPGWSVLVVEILMAVQVLFLNRLAHGRFHLAGSEFRRWKTHELLIWPLIAAGFAGALGDGVLRIVGLNLLLVILPAYFLQGMAIVTWFFARKGVPPVMRGAGYVLIAVINPLPVIVTGIGVFDLWVDFRQPRLKRNKQ; from the coding sequence ATGCTTGCACTCGTACGATTGTCCCTGTTCGGCGCCGCCGTCAGCCTCGGGTTGCAGCTTCTGGCCGGTTTTCTCGGCATGGCCGGGGTGCTGGTCAACCTGCTGGTGCCCGTCCCCCTGGCCTACGTCGCCATGCTCGGCGGCATGCCTGCGGGTGGGCTGGCGGCCTTCATCGCCTTCGTGGTTGCCTGGGCGACCGGCGGTCCGTGGGCGATGGCGGTCTTTGCCATCCAGTTCGCTGCTCCGGCCCTGATTCTGGCCGGGCTGCTGCGCCGCTCGGTGCCTTGGGACCGGGCCATTGCCGTCGGCACCCTGCTGGTGTTCGCGGTCGGTTTCGCCGGGCTCTGGATTTACGCTTCCCGCTCCGGCGTGGGGATGATCGAAACCGTCAACGGTTATCTGCAGAGCGAAATCGATACCGCCCTGAAAATGGGGGAGGCCGGCAACCTGACGGCGGATCAGCTGGCCGAATACCGGAGGGTGGTCACCGGCATGGGAGACTTTCTCCGGGTGACCTTTCCCGGCTGGTCGGTTCTGGTGGTCGAGATTCTGATGGCCGTGCAGGTGCTTTTTCTCAATCGTCTGGCCCACGGACGGTTTCATCTGGCGGGCAGCGAGTTTCGCCGCTGGAAGACGCATGAACTGCTGATCTGGCCCCTGATCGCTGCCGGTTTCGCCGGTGCCCTGGGTGACGGGGTGCTGCGCATCGTCGGTCTGAACCTGCTGCTGGTCATTCTGCCGGCCTACTTTCTGCAGGGAATGGCCATCGTCACCTGGTTTTTCGCCCGCAAGGGGGTGCCGCCGGTCATGCGCGGCGCCGGCTACGTGCTGATCGCTGTGATCAACCCGTTGCCCGTCATCGTGACCGGCATCGGCGTGTTCGATCTCTGGGTCGATTTTCGCCAGCCGCGTCTGAAGCGGAACAAACAGTAG
- the rplI gene encoding 50S ribosomal protein L9, which translates to MEIILTENVEGLGNIGDLVKVKPGYARNYLVPKGLAVIANSRNIKEFEHQKRQAERKFQRVVQAAEVLKGKIEAQPLQVAHKAGEEGKLYGAVTAMEIGAKLAEAGIEIDRRKIQIDEPIKNLGEYEIPVKLDAGVTATIKLTVVAEAE; encoded by the coding sequence ATGGAAATCATTCTCACAGAAAATGTCGAAGGGCTCGGCAATATCGGCGACCTGGTGAAGGTCAAGCCCGGATACGCCCGGAACTACCTGGTTCCCAAGGGGCTGGCCGTTATCGCCAACAGCCGCAACATCAAGGAATTCGAACACCAGAAGCGCCAGGCCGAGCGCAAGTTCCAGCGTGTGGTGCAGGCCGCCGAGGTGCTCAAGGGCAAGATCGAGGCCCAGCCGCTGCAGGTCGCGCACAAGGCGGGTGAAGAGGGCAAGCTCTACGGCGCCGTCACCGCCATGGAAATTGGCGCCAAGCTGGCCGAGGCCGGCATAGAGATCGACCGCCGCAAGATCCAGATCGACGAGCCGATCAAGAACCTGGGCGAGTACGAGATTCCTGTCAAGCTCGACGCCGGCGTGACCGCGACCATCAAGCTGACCGTCGTCGCCGAAGCCGAGTAA
- the dnaB gene encoding replicative DNA helicase, translating to MSDRDIRLPPQSLEGEMSVLGGILLDNQALNQVLEILTPDDFYKESHRKIFSAIVALSERGEPADMVTLSAELESRGEIEAVGGAPYLASLVDYVPTAANIVYYSKLVKEKAISRRLISTATEIATRGFEGGDVEEILDWAEKSIFDITGMKTRPSYYSTREILKDTFKAIEELYNRKETVTGVPTGFTDLDQMTAGLQPGDLVIVAGRPSMGKTAFCLNLVENAAVHNKEKVPTVIFSLEMGKEQLVQRMLCSISRVDASRMRTGHLHEDDWPKLTTGAGKLAEAPIFIDDTPGISVLELRSKARRLKSDQGLGLVVVDYLQLMQGHNAESRQQEISEISRSLKALAKELNVPVVALSQLNRSLENRTDKRPIMADLRESGAIEQDADVIMFVYREAVYCEACRNREKTCDKGHEMDAEIIIGKQRNGPIGTVNLTFRGMYTRFENQAKRQEGY from the coding sequence ATGTCCGATCGCGATATCCGTCTGCCGCCGCAGAGTCTCGAAGGTGAAATGTCCGTTCTGGGCGGGATTCTGCTCGACAACCAGGCACTGAACCAGGTTCTGGAAATTCTCACTCCCGACGATTTTTACAAGGAATCCCACCGGAAAATCTTCTCCGCCATCGTTGCCCTGTCCGAACGCGGCGAGCCGGCCGACATGGTGACCCTGAGCGCCGAGCTGGAGTCCCGCGGCGAAATCGAGGCCGTAGGGGGCGCGCCCTACCTTGCATCGCTGGTCGATTACGTTCCGACCGCCGCCAACATCGTCTACTACAGCAAGCTGGTCAAGGAGAAGGCGATCTCCCGGCGGCTGATCTCGACCGCCACCGAGATCGCCACCCGGGGCTTTGAGGGCGGCGACGTCGAAGAGATTCTCGACTGGGCCGAAAAGTCGATTTTCGACATCACCGGCATGAAGACCCGGCCCTCGTACTATTCAACCCGGGAAATTCTCAAGGACACCTTCAAGGCGATCGAAGAGCTTTACAACCGCAAGGAGACGGTGACCGGCGTGCCCACCGGCTTTACCGACCTCGACCAGATGACAGCCGGCCTGCAGCCGGGTGATCTGGTCATCGTCGCCGGCCGTCCGTCGATGGGCAAGACCGCCTTCTGTCTCAATCTGGTGGAAAACGCCGCGGTGCACAACAAGGAGAAGGTGCCGACGGTCATCTTCTCGCTGGAGATGGGCAAGGAGCAGCTGGTGCAGCGCATGCTCTGCTCCATCTCGCGGGTCGACGCCAGCCGCATGCGCACCGGTCATCTGCACGAGGACGACTGGCCGAAGCTGACCACCGGGGCCGGCAAGTTGGCCGAAGCGCCGATCTTCATCGACGACACGCCGGGGATCAGCGTTCTTGAGCTGCGCTCCAAGGCGCGTCGCCTGAAATCGGATCAGGGGCTGGGACTGGTGGTGGTCGACTACCTGCAGCTGATGCAGGGGCACAACGCCGAAAGCCGGCAGCAGGAAATCTCCGAGATTTCCCGTTCGCTCAAAGCCCTGGCCAAGGAACTGAACGTGCCGGTGGTTGCCCTGTCGCAGCTGAACCGCTCGCTGGAAAACCGCACCGACAAGCGGCCGATCATGGCCGACCTGCGCGAATCAGGCGCCATCGAGCAGGACGCCGACGTCATCATGTTCGTCTATCGTGAGGCGGTCTACTGCGAGGCCTGCCGCAACCGGGAGAAGACCTGCGACAAGGGCCACGAGATGGACGCCGAGATCATCATCGGCAAGCAGCGTAACGGGCCCATCGGCACCGTCAACCTCACCTTCCGCGGCATGTACACCCGTTTCGAAAACCAGGCAAAACGGCAGGAGGGCTACTGA
- a CDS encoding dihydrofolate reductase, producing the protein MTEKTTTAATGPTLVVAMTRAGVIGAAGRLPWSLPEDLRLFRQLTWGGVVIMGRKTFASLPGPLPGRINLVVSMSLPPTAGIDVFPTLDAALLRAAALKRPAFVIGGVRLYAEALPRCERMVISWVEEDVEGDVVFPEVNWEQWRRRESTRHAGFVREVYEKIAGQRRPQ; encoded by the coding sequence ATGACCGAGAAAACAACCACCGCCGCGACCGGCCCCACTCTGGTCGTTGCCATGACCCGAGCCGGCGTCATCGGAGCTGCGGGACGCCTGCCCTGGTCCCTGCCCGAAGACCTGCGCCTGTTCCGGCAACTGACCTGGGGCGGCGTCGTCATCATGGGACGCAAGACCTTCGCGTCGCTGCCGGGGCCGTTGCCGGGACGAATCAATCTCGTGGTCAGCATGAGCCTGCCACCCACCGCGGGCATCGATGTCTTCCCCACCCTGGACGCCGCTTTGCTGCGGGCCGCCGCCCTCAAACGCCCCGCTTTTGTCATCGGCGGCGTCCGCCTGTACGCGGAAGCCCTTCCCCGGTGCGAGCGGATGGTCATCAGCTGGGTCGAAGAGGATGTCGAAGGGGATGTCGTTTTTCCCGAAGTGAACTGGGAGCAGTGGCGCCGGCGGGAATCGACCCGGCACGCAGGATTCGTCAGGGAGGTCTACGAAAAGATCGCCGGCCAGCGGCGGCCTCAGTAG
- a CDS encoding GSU3473 family protein, translating into MMIPVVYQDGRHDMVKAPLLDRLIEEKKIARFRRSDGWVDIETDPVRRRGRQMFSIPERRSSLQ; encoded by the coding sequence ATGATGATTCCGGTGGTCTATCAGGATGGGCGTCACGACATGGTCAAGGCCCCGCTGCTCGATCGGTTGATCGAAGAGAAGAAGATCGCCCGCTTTCGCCGTTCAGACGGCTGGGTCGACATCGAGACCGATCCCGTCCGCCGGCGCGGCCGGCAGATGTTCAGCATCCCCGAGCGGCGCTCCTCCCTGCAGTAG
- the ntrC gene encoding nitrogen regulation protein NR(I), translating to MAIRRILIADDEDSIRWVLERSLSRQGYEVATASDGRQALELFRHHQFDMAILDIRMPGIDGLELLERFLAERPDLLVIIMTAETSMKNAIEAMKKGAYDYLPKPFDLDEVDALILKASKANQVREQVCLLKEELREHYQLDRNIIGNSPPMQKLFKILGRVAPSDATVLITGESGTGKELVARAIHFNSPRLGKPFIAINCAAIPRELLESELFGHEKGAFTGASERKAGKFEQAHGGTLFLDEIGDMPLELQAKLLRVLQEKEITRTGGSRTIAVDVRIIAATNQNLQEKVREKSFREDLFYRLNVVPVALPPLRERREDIPLLVDFFLEKAREELQVDTRSCSKEAIGLLQRHDWPGNVRELENAIMRAALLSPDPVLSPADFPDLQGGAERREESLEDLIGSKLRQSLDPVNIFELDNLYELVLHQMERPLLRIVLEKTRGNQVKAAEILGINRNTLRKKLQVLGLKAGRGS from the coding sequence ATGGCCATCCGCAGAATCCTCATTGCCGACGACGAGGACTCGATCCGCTGGGTGCTGGAACGCTCCCTTTCACGCCAGGGATACGAGGTCGCAACCGCCAGCGACGGCAGGCAGGCGCTGGAGCTGTTCCGCCACCACCAGTTCGACATGGCCATCCTCGACATCCGGATGCCGGGCATCGACGGCCTCGAACTGCTGGAGCGCTTTCTCGCCGAACGTCCCGACCTGCTGGTCATCATCATGACCGCCGAAACCTCGATGAAGAACGCCATCGAGGCGATGAAGAAGGGCGCCTACGACTACCTGCCCAAGCCCTTCGACCTCGACGAGGTCGACGCGCTGATCCTCAAGGCGAGCAAGGCCAACCAGGTGCGGGAGCAGGTCTGCCTGCTCAAGGAAGAACTGCGCGAACACTACCAGCTTGACCGCAACATCATAGGCAACAGCCCCCCCATGCAGAAGCTGTTCAAGATCCTGGGGCGGGTGGCGCCGTCGGACGCGACGGTGCTGATCACCGGCGAATCGGGCACGGGCAAGGAGCTGGTCGCCCGCGCCATCCACTTCAACAGCCCCCGGCTGGGCAAGCCCTTCATCGCCATCAACTGCGCCGCCATCCCGCGGGAGCTGCTCGAAAGCGAGCTGTTCGGCCACGAAAAGGGGGCCTTTACCGGCGCCAGCGAACGCAAGGCGGGCAAGTTCGAACAGGCCCATGGCGGCACCCTCTTTCTCGACGAGATCGGCGACATGCCTCTGGAGCTGCAGGCCAAGCTGCTGCGGGTGCTGCAGGAGAAGGAGATCACCCGCACCGGCGGCAGCCGGACCATCGCCGTCGACGTGCGCATCATCGCCGCCACCAACCAGAACCTGCAGGAGAAGGTACGCGAAAAGAGCTTCCGGGAAGACCTCTTCTACCGACTGAACGTGGTGCCGGTGGCCTTGCCGCCCCTGCGCGAAAGGCGGGAGGACATCCCGCTGCTGGTCGACTTCTTTCTCGAAAAGGCGCGCGAAGAACTGCAGGTCGACACCCGCAGCTGCAGCAAGGAGGCGATCGGGCTTTTGCAGCGGCACGACTGGCCGGGCAACGTGCGCGAGCTGGAAAACGCCATCATGCGCGCCGCCCTGCTGTCGCCGGACCCGGTGCTGTCGCCGGCCGACTTTCCGGACCTGCAGGGGGGCGCCGAGCGGCGGGAGGAATCCCTCGAAGACCTGATCGGCAGCAAGTTGCGCCAGTCCCTCGATCCGGTCAACATCTTCGAGCTCGACAACCTCTACGAGCTGGTGCTGCACCAGATGGAACGGCCGCTGCTGCGGATCGTGCTGGAGAAGACCCGCGGCAACCAGGTCAAGGCGGCGGAGATCCTCGGCATCAACCGCAACACCCTGCGCAAGAAGCTCCAGGTGCTGGGACTGAAGGCAGGACGGGGCTCCTGA
- a CDS encoding two-component system sensor histidine kinase NtrB yields MEADLHLRIVESVDLAVIVLDRDGRIVLFNPAAQNITGISDRQATGRHYRHLFPHSKGLDQLIGEVMQQGRSISSPERMLLRPLSGRELQVSVAASPLFRQDGSQEGVVVLLRDLQRLQGLEETEKTSDRMAAIGTLAAGLAHEIKNPLGGIKGAAQLLAKELADREELAEYTGIMLREVDRVNGIIEELMNLTRPRKMRWGATDLTRLLNDITLLQRQAHHGDAIDFQLLLDPSIPPILGDEALLHRLFLNLVKNAAEALEGSGRVTVTSRISPDMRLNRPGHRPVPFVEVAVSDNGPGIAEEHLAKIFTPFFSTKEKGSGLGLAICQRIVAEHQGMLKVTSRVGEGTRFQVMLPFIRPDETAEARRD; encoded by the coding sequence ATGGAAGCTGACCTGCACCTGCGCATTGTTGAAAGTGTCGACCTGGCGGTGATCGTTCTCGACCGCGATGGCCGGATCGTGCTCTTCAATCCGGCGGCGCAGAACATCACCGGTATCTCCGACCGGCAGGCGACGGGCCGCCACTACCGCCACCTCTTTCCGCACTCCAAAGGCCTCGACCAGCTGATCGGCGAGGTCATGCAACAGGGACGCTCGATCTCCAGTCCGGAAAGGATGCTCCTGCGGCCGCTCTCCGGCCGCGAACTGCAGGTCAGCGTCGCCGCCTCCCCCCTCTTCCGCCAGGATGGCAGCCAGGAAGGGGTGGTGGTTCTGTTGCGCGACCTGCAACGCCTGCAGGGGCTGGAAGAGACGGAGAAGACGTCCGACCGCATGGCCGCCATCGGTACCCTGGCGGCCGGTCTGGCGCACGAGATCAAGAACCCGCTGGGCGGCATCAAGGGCGCGGCCCAGCTGCTGGCCAAGGAGCTGGCCGACAGGGAAGAACTGGCGGAGTACACGGGCATCATGCTCCGCGAAGTCGACCGGGTCAACGGCATCATCGAAGAGCTGATGAACCTGACCCGACCGCGCAAGATGCGCTGGGGGGCGACCGACCTGACCCGGCTGCTCAACGACATCACCCTGCTGCAGCGCCAGGCCCACCACGGCGACGCCATCGACTTTCAGCTGTTGCTCGACCCGAGCATTCCTCCCATTCTCGGGGACGAGGCGCTGCTGCACCGGCTCTTTCTCAACCTGGTCAAGAACGCCGCCGAAGCGCTCGAAGGAAGTGGCCGGGTGACCGTCACATCGCGCATCAGCCCCGACATGCGCCTCAACAGGCCCGGGCACCGGCCGGTGCCCTTCGTTGAGGTCGCGGTCAGCGACAACGGTCCCGGCATCGCCGAGGAACACCTGGCCAAGATCTTCACCCCCTTCTTTTCCACCAAGGAGAAGGGAAGCGGCCTCGGCCTGGCCATCTGCCAGCGCATCGTCGCCGAACACCAGGGGATGCTGAAAGTGACCAGCCGGGTCGGAGAGGGGACCCGGTTCCAGGTCATGCTCCCCTTCATCCGCCCCGATGAAACCGCCGAAGCGAGAAGAGACTGA
- the dusB gene encoding tRNA dihydrouridine synthase DusB has protein sequence MQNTHPVRIAGLELECPVFLAPMAGITSLPYRLVMKEHGAALVFTEMVSCNGLVRDGRKTLELVRSCPAERPLGIQVFGGDPEIVAEGVRRLGDAGDLIDLNLGCPVSKVVRGEAGSALLRHPRRIATIVRAMRRATDKPLTVKIRSGWDSSNLNFVEIGRIAESEGADAVTLHPRTRAQGFGGRADWSQIGELKSRLRIPVIGSGDIVTAEDGVRMLRETGCDAIMIGRGSHGNPWLISNIRRRLCGLPERQPTAGERLDVVLRHLARHRECFGDRKTLFEMRKHLCWYSRGMADAATFRSRVNRTGSLDELEQLVRDFFAGRPQPGTANGS, from the coding sequence ATGCAGAACACACATCCTGTCAGAATCGCCGGCCTGGAGCTGGAGTGCCCTGTCTTTCTCGCCCCGATGGCGGGGATCACCAGCCTCCCCTACCGGCTCGTCATGAAAGAACACGGCGCCGCCCTGGTCTTCACCGAGATGGTCAGCTGCAACGGCCTGGTCAGGGACGGCCGCAAGACCCTGGAGCTGGTCCGCTCCTGCCCCGCCGAAAGGCCCCTCGGCATCCAGGTCTTCGGCGGCGATCCGGAGATCGTCGCCGAGGGGGTGCGTCGGCTGGGCGACGCCGGTGACCTGATCGACCTCAACCTGGGCTGCCCGGTCAGCAAGGTGGTGCGGGGCGAAGCGGGCAGCGCCCTGCTGCGGCACCCGCGCAGAATCGCCACCATCGTGCGGGCCATGCGCCGGGCGACCGACAAACCGCTGACGGTCAAGATCCGCTCCGGCTGGGACAGCTCGAACCTCAACTTCGTCGAGATCGGCCGCATCGCCGAGTCCGAAGGCGCCGACGCCGTCACCCTGCACCCCCGAACCCGCGCCCAGGGGTTCGGCGGCCGGGCCGACTGGTCGCAGATCGGCGAGCTGAAGAGCCGGCTGCGCATCCCGGTCATCGGCAGCGGCGACATCGTCACCGCCGAAGACGGTGTTCGTATGCTGCGCGAAACCGGTTGCGACGCGATCATGATCGGCCGCGGCAGCCACGGCAATCCCTGGCTGATCAGCAACATCCGCCGCAGGTTGTGCGGCCTGCCGGAACGGCAGCCGACCGCCGGTGAACGGCTGGACGTCGTCCTTCGTCACCTCGCCCGCCACCGGGAATGCTTCGGCGACAGGAAAACACTGTTTGAGATGCGCAAGCATCTCTGCTGGTATTCGCGCGGCATGGCGGACGCGGCCACCTTTCGCAGCCGGGTCAACCGCACCGGCAGCCTGGACGAACTGGAACAGCTGGTCCGCGACTTCTTCGCCGGCCGGCCGCAACCGGGGACGGCCAATGGAAGCTGA